One region of Clavibacter michiganensis subsp. tessellarius genomic DNA includes:
- the obgE gene encoding GTPase ObgE: MATFVDTVTLHLRAGNGGNGCVSVRREKFKPLAGPDGGNGGNGGDIVLVADPQVTTLLAYHRGPHRSSRNGGPGMGDHRHGTLGEMLELPVPVGTVVKDPDGEVLVDMAVPGMRFVAAEAGQGGLGNASLATTKRKAPGFALLGTRGHEGDVVLELKVVADVALVGYPSAGKSSLVASISAAKPKIADYPFTTLHPNLGVVEVADSRYTVADVPGLIEGASEGKGLGLEFLRHVERCSALLHVLDCATLDPGRDPISDLDIILGELAAYPVPDGQVPLIERPQLIALNKVDVPEAKELAELVRPELEARGYRVFEISTVSRDGLRQLSFALAELVEAARTKALEQPEAERIVLRPRAVDEKPFTIRVDGGSYGDIFRVLGAKPERWVQQTDFTNDEAVGYLADRLAKLGVEDGLFKAGAVAGSSVVIGEGDGIVFDWEPTLTSTAELITSPRGADARVDPIRRRTNQARREDYFARMDAKAEARAQLVREGEAGLWADEDGEAPADEKA; the protein is encoded by the coding sequence ATGGCGACATTCGTCGACACCGTGACCCTCCACCTGCGGGCGGGAAACGGCGGCAACGGCTGCGTCTCGGTGCGCCGCGAGAAGTTCAAGCCCCTCGCGGGTCCCGACGGCGGCAACGGCGGCAACGGCGGGGACATCGTCCTCGTCGCCGACCCGCAGGTCACCACCCTGCTCGCCTACCACCGCGGGCCGCACCGGTCCTCGCGCAACGGCGGGCCCGGCATGGGCGACCACCGCCACGGCACGCTCGGCGAGATGCTCGAGCTGCCCGTCCCGGTCGGCACCGTCGTCAAGGACCCCGACGGCGAGGTCCTCGTCGACATGGCGGTCCCCGGCATGCGCTTCGTCGCCGCCGAGGCCGGCCAGGGCGGGCTCGGCAACGCATCGCTCGCCACCACCAAGCGCAAGGCGCCCGGCTTCGCGCTCCTCGGCACCCGCGGCCACGAGGGCGACGTCGTCCTCGAGCTCAAGGTCGTCGCGGACGTCGCGCTCGTCGGCTACCCGTCCGCCGGCAAGTCGAGCCTCGTCGCGTCCATCTCGGCCGCGAAGCCGAAGATCGCCGACTACCCCTTCACCACGCTGCACCCGAACCTCGGCGTGGTCGAGGTCGCGGACTCGCGCTACACCGTCGCCGACGTGCCCGGCCTCATCGAGGGCGCGAGCGAGGGCAAGGGCCTCGGCCTCGAGTTCCTCCGCCACGTCGAGCGGTGCTCGGCCCTCCTGCACGTGCTCGACTGCGCCACGCTGGATCCCGGTCGCGACCCCATCTCGGACCTCGACATCATCCTGGGCGAGCTCGCCGCGTACCCCGTGCCCGACGGCCAGGTGCCGCTGATCGAGCGCCCGCAGCTCATCGCCCTCAACAAGGTCGACGTGCCGGAGGCCAAGGAGCTCGCCGAGCTCGTGCGCCCGGAGCTCGAGGCCCGCGGCTACCGCGTGTTCGAGATCTCCACGGTCAGCCGCGACGGACTGCGCCAGCTCTCCTTCGCCCTCGCGGAGCTCGTGGAGGCCGCGCGCACGAAGGCGCTCGAGCAGCCGGAGGCCGAGCGCATCGTCCTCCGCCCCCGCGCCGTGGACGAGAAGCCCTTCACGATCCGCGTCGACGGCGGCAGCTACGGCGACATCTTCCGCGTCCTCGGCGCGAAGCCCGAGCGCTGGGTGCAGCAGACCGACTTCACCAACGACGAGGCCGTCGGCTACCTGGCCGACCGGCTGGCGAAGCTCGGCGTCGAGGACGGCCTGTTCAAGGCCGGCGCGGTCGCCGGATCCAGCGTCGTCATCGGCGAGGGCGACGGCATCGTCTTCGACTGGGAGCCCACGCTCACGTCCACGGCCGAGCTCATCACGAGCCCGCGCGGCGCCGACGCCCGCGTCGACCCGATCCGCCGCCGCACCAACCAGGCGCGCCGCGAGGACTACTTCGCGCGCATGGACGCCAAGGCCGAGGCCCGCGCCCAGCTCGTGCGCGAGGGCGAGGCCGGGCTCTGGGCCGACGAGGACGGCGAGGCGCCCGCGGACGAGAAGGCCTGA
- the proB gene encoding glutamate 5-kinase gives MTSRAGIPGARRIVVKVGSSSISGENAGQIAPLVDAIATAHGRGAEVVLVSSGAIATGMPFLRLDDRPADLATQQAAAAVGQSILVFRYQEALDRYGIVAGQVLLTAGDLAAPDHRENAQRAMVRLLGLRILPIVNENDTVATHEIRFGDNDRLAALVAQLVRADLLLLLSDVDALYTRPPQEPGAERIAHVGFGDELAGVEIGSTGTGVGTGGAVTKVAAARLAAGSGTGVLLTSTAQVAEALEGAPVGTWFAPRP, from the coding sequence ATGACCTCGCGCGCCGGCATCCCGGGCGCCCGGCGCATCGTCGTCAAGGTCGGCTCGTCGTCCATCAGCGGCGAGAACGCGGGGCAGATCGCGCCGCTGGTCGACGCGATCGCCACCGCGCACGGCCGCGGTGCCGAGGTCGTGCTGGTCTCCTCCGGCGCCATCGCGACCGGCATGCCGTTCCTGCGGCTCGACGACCGCCCGGCCGACCTCGCCACGCAGCAGGCTGCCGCCGCGGTGGGCCAGAGCATCCTCGTCTTCCGCTACCAGGAGGCGCTCGACCGCTACGGCATCGTCGCGGGCCAGGTGCTCCTCACCGCGGGCGACCTCGCCGCTCCTGACCACCGCGAGAACGCGCAGCGCGCCATGGTGCGGCTGCTGGGGCTCCGGATCCTGCCCATCGTCAACGAGAACGACACCGTCGCCACCCACGAGATCCGCTTCGGCGACAACGACCGGCTCGCGGCGCTCGTGGCGCAGCTCGTGCGGGCCGACCTGCTGCTCCTGCTGTCCGACGTCGACGCGCTCTACACGCGGCCGCCGCAGGAGCCGGGCGCCGAGCGCATCGCGCACGTCGGCTTCGGCGACGAGCTCGCGGGCGTCGAGATCGGGAGCACCGGCACGGGCGTCGGCACGGGGGGAGCGGTGACCAAGGTCGCGGCGGCCCGACTCGCCGCCGGATCCGGCACGGGGGTCCTGCTCACGTCGACCGCGCAGGTGGCGGAGGCGCTCGAGGGCGCGCCCGTCGGCACCTGGTTCGCGCCGCGCCCCTGA
- a CDS encoding glutamate-5-semialdehyde dehydrogenase, which translates to MPTTVPGAPGAALAPAADPAAVRPETDASSPALEAILVAARAASTRLAASTAGERDAALDRIAEGLRAASDRIVAANAEDLAAGRAAGLATGLLDRLALDAARVRSLSEAVSGIRRLDDPLGEVVRGRTLPNGLLLSQVRVPFGVVGAIYEARPNVTVDIAALALRSGNAVVLRGGSAAQRSNAVLVEVMRAAVADAGLPADAVQTVDAHGRAGAARLMRARGLVDVLVPRGSADLIRTVVEESTVPVIETGAGVVHVYLDASADAAMAVDVAVDAKVSRPSVCNAMETLLVHREAAPRILPAVLDALRDRGVTIHGDAAVRDLWPAAVHATDEDWAAEYLSLDLAVRVVDSAEDAVAHIARWSTHHTESIVTSDVREAERFLAAVDSAVVMVNASTRFTDGSVFGFGAEVGISTQKLHARGPMGLQELTSTKWIVRGSGQVRG; encoded by the coding sequence ATGCCCACGACCGTCCCCGGCGCGCCCGGCGCCGCGCTCGCGCCCGCCGCCGATCCCGCCGCCGTCCGCCCCGAGACGGACGCGTCGTCGCCCGCGCTCGAGGCGATCCTCGTCGCCGCGCGCGCCGCATCGACCCGGCTCGCCGCCAGCACGGCGGGGGAGCGCGACGCCGCCCTCGACCGGATCGCCGAGGGGCTCCGCGCGGCGTCGGACCGCATCGTGGCGGCCAACGCGGAGGACCTCGCCGCCGGACGCGCGGCGGGCCTCGCCACCGGGCTCCTCGACCGGCTCGCCCTCGACGCCGCCCGCGTGCGCTCCCTCTCCGAGGCCGTGTCGGGCATCCGCCGCCTCGACGACCCGCTCGGGGAGGTCGTGCGCGGCCGCACCCTCCCGAACGGCCTGCTCCTGTCCCAGGTCCGCGTGCCGTTCGGCGTCGTCGGCGCGATCTACGAGGCGCGCCCGAACGTCACCGTCGACATCGCCGCGCTCGCCCTCCGGAGCGGCAACGCCGTCGTGCTCCGCGGCGGATCCGCGGCCCAGCGCTCGAACGCCGTCCTGGTCGAGGTCATGCGGGCGGCCGTCGCCGACGCGGGCCTCCCCGCGGACGCCGTGCAGACGGTGGACGCGCACGGCCGCGCCGGCGCCGCGCGGCTGATGCGCGCCCGCGGCCTCGTCGACGTGCTCGTGCCGCGCGGCTCCGCCGACCTGATCCGCACCGTCGTGGAGGAGTCGACCGTGCCCGTCATCGAGACGGGAGCCGGCGTCGTGCACGTCTATCTCGACGCGTCCGCGGATGCGGCCATGGCGGTGGACGTCGCGGTCGACGCCAAGGTCAGCCGCCCCAGCGTCTGCAACGCCATGGAGACGCTGCTCGTGCACCGGGAGGCGGCACCCCGGATCCTCCCGGCCGTCCTCGACGCCCTCCGGGACCGCGGCGTCACGATCCACGGCGACGCGGCCGTGCGCGACCTCTGGCCCGCCGCCGTCCACGCGACGGACGAGGACTGGGCCGCCGAGTACCTCTCCCTCGACCTCGCCGTCCGCGTCGTCGACTCCGCCGAGGACGCGGTCGCGCACATCGCCCGCTGGTCGACGCACCACACCGAGTCGATCGTCACCTCGGACGTGCGGGAGGCGGAGCGCTTCCTGGCCGCGGTCGACTCCGCGGTCGTGATGGTCAACGCGTCGACGCGGTTCACGGACGGATCCGTCTTCGGCTTCGGCGCCGAGGTCGGCATCTCGACGCAGAAGCTGCACGCCCGCGGCCCGATGGGGCTGCAGGAGCTCACGAGCACGAAGTGGATCGTCCGGGGGAGCGGGCAGGTCCGCGGCTGA
- the nadD gene encoding nicotinate-nucleotide adenylyltransferase gives MTTPSTPRPRIGVMGGTFDPIHNGHLVAASEVQQHLQLDEVVFVPTGQPWQKQTVTDGEHRYLMTVIATAANPRFTVSRVDIDRGGTTYTIDTLRDIRRAHPDAELFFITGADAIQQILGWKDVQELWDLAHFVAVTRPGHDLTESGLPHADVRLLEVPALAISSTDCRSRVGRGFPVWYLVPDGVVQYISKHHLYRSPQ, from the coding sequence ATGACCACCCCCTCGACCCCGCGCCCGCGCATCGGGGTCATGGGCGGCACGTTCGACCCCATCCACAACGGCCACCTGGTCGCCGCGAGCGAGGTGCAGCAGCACCTGCAGCTCGACGAGGTGGTCTTCGTCCCCACCGGCCAGCCGTGGCAGAAGCAGACCGTCACGGACGGCGAGCACCGCTACCTCATGACCGTCATCGCGACGGCCGCCAACCCCCGCTTCACCGTCAGCCGTGTCGACATCGACCGCGGCGGCACGACGTACACGATCGACACGCTCCGCGACATCCGGCGCGCGCACCCCGACGCGGAGCTCTTCTTCATCACGGGCGCCGACGCCATCCAGCAGATCCTCGGCTGGAAGGACGTCCAGGAGCTGTGGGACCTGGCGCACTTCGTCGCCGTCACGCGGCCCGGGCACGACCTCACCGAGAGCGGCCTCCCGCACGCCGACGTAAGATTGCTGGAGGTCCCAGCGCTCGCCATCTCCTCGACCGACTGCCGGAGCCGAGTCGGACGCGGATTCCCCGTGTGGTACCTCGTCCCCGACGGAGTCGTCCAGTACATCTCCAAGCACCACCTGTATCGGAGCCCGCAATGA
- the rsfS gene encoding ribosome silencing factor yields the protein MTASPRALDLLKVAALAADSKQAIDLVALDVSGPLPLTDVFLIASARNERNAQAVADEIEDKMIEAGAKPLRREGKSEGRWILLDFGDVVAHVFTEEDRMYYSLERLWKDCPVVALEIEPTASAS from the coding sequence GTGACCGCTTCTCCCCGCGCCCTCGACCTGCTCAAGGTCGCCGCCCTCGCTGCCGACTCCAAGCAGGCCATCGACCTGGTCGCGCTCGACGTCTCCGGGCCCCTGCCCCTCACCGACGTCTTCCTCATCGCCTCGGCCCGCAACGAGCGGAACGCGCAGGCGGTCGCCGACGAGATCGAGGACAAGATGATCGAGGCCGGCGCCAAGCCGCTGCGCCGCGAGGGGAAGAGCGAGGGCCGCTGGATCCTCCTCGACTTCGGCGACGTCGTCGCCCACGTCTTCACCGAGGAAGATCGCATGTACTACTCGCTGGAGCGCCTCTGGAAGGACTGCCCCGTCGTCGCCCTCGAGATCGAGCCGACGGCATCCGCATCCTGA
- a CDS encoding zf-TFIIB domain-containing protein translates to MKCPNDSATLVMSERAGVEIDYCPDCRGVWLDRGELDKILDRADQEARPAAAAVPPAAPLGGYPDPARDGRRRDDDRDRRGDDRRRDDDRERDRAYGSRDDRGYGSAASSSGGGYGTADGYGGRRRKKESWLSELFD, encoded by the coding sequence ATGAAGTGCCCCAACGACTCGGCCACCCTCGTGATGAGCGAGCGCGCCGGGGTGGAGATCGACTACTGCCCCGACTGTCGGGGCGTATGGCTCGACCGCGGGGAGCTGGACAAGATCCTCGACCGCGCCGACCAGGAGGCGCGGCCCGCGGCCGCAGCCGTCCCGCCGGCCGCTCCGCTCGGCGGCTACCCCGACCCCGCGCGCGACGGCCGCCGTCGCGACGACGACCGGGACCGCCGCGGTGACGACCGCCGCCGCGACGACGACCGCGAGCGTGACCGCGCATACGGATCCCGCGACGACCGCGGGTACGGCTCCGCCGCCTCCTCGTCCGGGGGCGGGTACGGCACGGCTGACGGCTACGGCGGCAGGCGCCGGAAGAAGGAGAGCTGGCTCAGCGAGCTGTTCGACTGA
- a CDS encoding nuclease-related domain-containing protein translates to MQILAWALVAAALLAVAVLVRSRRALAARAEEAAREATAAHGRAVRALEDAHEARATALADAHARDRAEADGRLAEAVSDAAEARRRFASTWRTEVVSHGMIVEACRAAGLGGVLATNVVLPGVDPHRGARFLVQVDHVLLTPTGALIIEGKHWRGLVLDGIRPGDVHPAVAAMLPDGDLQASFAVQVVGDGTSTSLTVRTHRGGDSPVSQVRTQARRLAAHIAERGGPAPWFTTVVLYSHPDALVLGPEEQRPGSSDIPTAVVAGPERLEALLAGVARGRTVKLSGERIERLVELLASDGAHIERIEHARRP, encoded by the coding sequence ATGCAGATCCTCGCCTGGGCGCTCGTCGCCGCCGCCCTCCTCGCCGTCGCCGTCCTCGTCCGATCCCGTCGCGCCCTCGCGGCGCGGGCGGAGGAGGCCGCGCGGGAGGCGACGGCGGCGCACGGCCGGGCCGTCCGCGCGCTCGAGGACGCGCACGAGGCGCGCGCGACCGCCCTCGCGGACGCGCACGCCCGCGACCGCGCGGAGGCCGACGGCCGTCTCGCCGAGGCCGTCTCGGACGCGGCCGAGGCGCGACGCCGCTTCGCGAGCACGTGGCGGACGGAGGTGGTCTCGCACGGCATGATCGTCGAGGCCTGCCGGGCGGCGGGCCTCGGAGGGGTCCTCGCCACCAACGTCGTGCTGCCGGGGGTGGATCCGCATCGGGGCGCCCGCTTCCTCGTCCAGGTCGACCACGTGCTGCTCACGCCGACCGGGGCGCTCATCATCGAGGGCAAGCACTGGCGGGGGCTCGTGCTCGACGGCATCCGACCGGGCGATGTGCACCCGGCAGTCGCGGCCATGCTGCCCGACGGCGACCTGCAGGCCTCGTTCGCCGTGCAGGTCGTCGGCGACGGGACCAGCACGTCCCTCACCGTCCGCACGCACCGGGGCGGGGACTCGCCGGTGTCGCAGGTGCGGACCCAGGCGCGGCGCCTCGCGGCGCACATCGCGGAGCGCGGCGGGCCGGCGCCGTGGTTCACCACCGTCGTGCTCTACAGCCACCCCGACGCGCTGGTGCTCGGCCCGGAGGAGCAGCGTCCGGGCTCCTCCGACATCCCCACGGCCGTGGTGGCGGGACCCGAGCGGCTCGAGGCGCTGCTCGCGGGCGTCGCCCGGGGCCGGACGGTGAAGCTCAGCGGCGAGCGGATCGAGCGGCTGGTCGAGCTCCTGGCCTCCGACGGCGCGCACATCGAGCGGATCGAGCACGCGCGCCGACCGTGA
- a CDS encoding SGNH/GDSL hydrolase family protein, whose translation MTADRRLPSRAKSRRRRTSRGAALAVVATAAALGLAACTTPSPDLPTPPAAPLRVVSLGDSYSTGTGSAAPLPGDPGVCGRTVAASVRVAAEAVGAELVDAACDGATTADLLAPRERGGRTLPAQIDALDGGADVVLVRIGGNDLGFPALVGGCLARDADGPVAAGPTTCVDALAPAGGTDAVRARIDGEVSTRLADAFGRIRAAAPDARIVALGYLTVLGDPDTLPAEGCLAATAASSVNGQVLLTDRDAPWLAGVQSALDDAVARAAEAAGIRFVDQETPTAAHGSCVGDAGDPYVAGLGGSAGDVPLHPNAAGLAWEASAIADVLREEAAALGR comes from the coding sequence ATGACCGCCGACCGCCGCCTCCCGTCCCGCGCCAAAAGCCGTCGACGGAGGACGTCCCGCGGCGCCGCCCTCGCCGTCGTCGCGACGGCGGCCGCGCTCGGGCTCGCGGCGTGCACGACCCCGTCGCCCGACCTCCCGACGCCGCCTGCCGCGCCCCTGCGCGTCGTGTCGCTGGGCGACTCGTACTCCACCGGCACCGGATCCGCCGCGCCCCTGCCGGGCGACCCGGGCGTGTGCGGGCGCACGGTGGCGGCCTCCGTCCGGGTCGCGGCCGAGGCCGTGGGCGCCGAGCTCGTGGACGCGGCGTGCGACGGCGCCACGACGGCCGACCTCCTCGCCCCGCGCGAGCGCGGCGGGCGGACGCTGCCCGCGCAGATCGACGCGCTCGACGGCGGCGCGGACGTCGTCCTCGTCCGCATCGGCGGCAACGACCTCGGATTCCCCGCCCTCGTGGGCGGCTGCCTCGCCCGGGACGCGGACGGACCCGTCGCCGCGGGGCCGACCACGTGCGTCGACGCGCTCGCGCCCGCCGGCGGGACCGACGCGGTGCGGGCCCGCATCGACGGCGAGGTGTCGACGCGCCTCGCCGACGCCTTCGGCCGCATCCGGGCCGCCGCGCCGGACGCGCGCATCGTCGCCCTCGGGTACCTGACCGTGCTCGGCGACCCCGACACCCTGCCCGCGGAGGGATGCCTCGCCGCGACCGCCGCGTCCTCGGTCAACGGGCAGGTGCTCCTGACCGACCGCGACGCGCCCTGGCTCGCCGGCGTGCAGAGCGCGCTCGACGACGCCGTCGCGCGCGCGGCCGAGGCGGCGGGCATCCGCTTCGTCGACCAGGAGACGCCGACGGCCGCGCACGGGTCGTGCGTCGGCGACGCGGGCGATCCCTACGTCGCGGGCCTCGGCGGCAGCGCGGGGGACGTGCCCCTGCATCCGAACGCGGCCGGACTGGCCTGGGAGGCGTCGGCGATCGCCGACGTGCTGCGCGAGGAGGCCGCGGCGCTCGGGCGTTGA
- a CDS encoding DeoR/GlpR family DNA-binding transcription regulator encodes MYAEERQDRVVDLLERTGRVAVMDLARDFAVTTETVRRDLAQLESRGVLRRVHGGAVRASRSTRVEESLDARSTRNTDAKARIADAAMALLPATFQGSVAVDAGTTTGLVAERIAAWTPDVAGRTLVVVTHSMVVAQTVSRNPAVEVQLLGGRLRGITSAAVGPATLGQLSRLRPDIAFIGANGIHAGFGLSTPDEEEAAVKTALTRGSRRAVALVDASKAGEEALVGFAALDDLDTLVTDAPPDGPLADALARAEVEVMVA; translated from the coding sequence GTGTACGCCGAGGAACGCCAGGACCGGGTGGTCGACCTCCTCGAGCGCACGGGCCGCGTCGCCGTCATGGACCTCGCTCGCGACTTCGCGGTCACCACGGAGACCGTCCGCCGCGACCTCGCCCAGCTGGAGTCCCGCGGCGTGCTGCGGCGCGTCCACGGCGGGGCCGTCCGCGCGAGCCGGTCCACGCGCGTCGAGGAGAGCCTCGACGCCCGCAGCACCCGCAACACCGACGCCAAGGCGCGCATCGCGGACGCCGCGATGGCCCTGCTGCCCGCGACATTCCAGGGATCCGTCGCCGTCGACGCCGGGACGACCACCGGCCTCGTCGCGGAGCGCATCGCCGCCTGGACGCCGGACGTGGCCGGGCGCACGCTCGTCGTGGTCACGCACTCGATGGTGGTCGCGCAGACCGTGAGCCGGAACCCCGCCGTGGAGGTGCAGCTGCTCGGCGGCCGCCTGCGCGGCATCACGAGCGCCGCGGTCGGGCCCGCGACGCTCGGTCAGCTGTCGCGCCTGCGGCCGGACATCGCCTTCATCGGCGCCAACGGCATCCACGCGGGGTTCGGCCTGAGCACGCCCGACGAGGAGGAAGCCGCCGTGAAGACCGCCCTGACCCGGGGATCCCGCCGAGCCGTCGCGCTCGTGGACGCCTCGAAGGCGGGGGAGGAGGCGCTCGTGGGCTTCGCCGCCCTCGACGACCTCGACACCCTCGTGACCGACGCGCCGCCGGACGGCCCCCTCGCCGACGCGCTCGCCCGTGCCGAGGTGGAGGTGATGGTCGCGTGA
- a CDS encoding 1-phosphofructokinase family hexose kinase produces MILTLTANPSLDRTIDLAGALARGAVQRARGVTEQPGGKGVNVSRALIASGLDTIALLPGRLDDPMLVALQAERIPLDHLDIHGRVRQNVTLTEPDGTTTKVNEPGPVLSAAEADALVALVVRHARAATWLVLAGSLPPGLDDDFPARVVQAVRAELGDRAPRIAVDSSGAPMAALVASDAVVDLVKPNGEELAELLGLDDPDALEQDPRLAHEASRSLVSRGCRAVLATLGARGAVLTTADGGWHATMPPIVPVSTVGAGDSSLAGYLLADHRGAGPEGRLRQAVAHGSAAASLPGSTMPSPDQTRPDSVTVQPLLPIAADR; encoded by the coding sequence GTGATCCTCACCCTCACGGCCAACCCGAGCCTCGACCGCACCATCGACCTCGCCGGCGCCCTCGCGCGCGGCGCCGTGCAGCGCGCCCGCGGCGTCACGGAGCAGCCGGGCGGCAAGGGCGTCAACGTGTCCCGCGCGCTCATCGCCTCGGGCCTCGACACGATCGCGCTGCTCCCCGGACGGCTCGACGACCCGATGCTCGTGGCGCTGCAGGCGGAGCGGATCCCGCTCGACCACCTCGACATCCACGGCCGCGTCCGGCAGAACGTCACGCTCACCGAGCCCGACGGCACGACCACGAAGGTCAACGAGCCGGGGCCCGTGCTGAGCGCCGCCGAGGCCGACGCCCTCGTCGCGCTCGTGGTGCGCCACGCGCGCGCCGCCACGTGGCTCGTGCTCGCCGGATCCCTGCCGCCCGGCCTCGACGACGACTTCCCCGCCCGCGTGGTGCAGGCCGTCCGCGCCGAGCTCGGGGACCGGGCGCCGCGGATCGCCGTCGACTCCTCCGGAGCCCCCATGGCGGCGCTCGTCGCGTCCGACGCCGTGGTCGACCTCGTCAAGCCGAACGGCGAGGAGCTCGCCGAGCTCCTCGGGCTCGACGACCCGGACGCGCTGGAGCAGGATCCGCGGCTCGCCCACGAGGCGTCCCGGTCCCTCGTCTCGCGCGGCTGCCGCGCGGTCCTCGCGACCCTCGGCGCCCGCGGAGCCGTCCTCACCACGGCCGACGGCGGGTGGCACGCCACCATGCCGCCGATCGTGCCGGTGAGCACCGTGGGCGCGGGCGACTCGTCGCTCGCGGGCTACCTGCTCGCCGACCACCGCGGAGCCGGACCGGAGGGGCGCCTCCGGCAGGCCGTCGCCCACGGATCCGCCGCCGCGTCCCTCCCCGGCAGCACCATGCCGTCCCCCGACCAGACCCGGCCGGACAGCGTCACCGTCCAGCCGCTCCTCCCGATCGCCGCCGATCGCTGA